From Hydractinia symbiolongicarpus strain clone_291-10 chromosome 11, HSymV2.1, whole genome shotgun sequence, the proteins below share one genomic window:
- the LOC130613931 gene encoding tereporin-Ca1-like, whose translation MKFYAVLVLCLVGSTACRENDPKERKKRIIDAALAPIIGGAIVAGASLTGTTVAGLKSPSYTVSVSGSIENYSKWSIHLRQCQMASGYMNVPMRTIIPGYREGWASHKTGNTATGTYVRCTFQANNDLIHIMYSAPYSFDFHSNWLGVAICPKNNGECKSMTADKMYYRKSSFVSLKEYYRSISHLRQCRGDFCFTGIMGTSHKPEIDIRIYPRSYDNLSSAVQDSSAKDRWSKGDYDGFINGIKD comes from the coding sequence ATGAAGTTTTACGCTGTGTTGGTTTTGTGTTTGGTTGGTTCAACTGCATGCAGAGAAAATGAtccaaaagaaagaaagaagcgTATTATTGACGCTGCTCTAGCTCCCATCATTGGAGGTGCAATAGTTGCTGGAGCATCACTCACAGGTACCACTGTGGCTGGATTAAAATCACCTTCATATACTGTTTCAGTGTCTGGTTCAATTGAAAACTACAGCAAATGGTCCATCCATTTACGCCAATGTCAAATGGCTTCAGGCTACATGAATGTCCCAATGCGAACCATTATCCCTGGATATCGAGAGGGGTGGGCTAGCCACAAAACTGGAAATACTGCCACGGGAACCTATGTGCGATGTACTTTCCAAGCTAATAATGACCTGATTCATATAATGTACTCTGCTCCATACTCGTTTGACTTCCATTCCAACTGGCTTGGTGTGGCCATATGTCCAAAGAACAACGGAGAGTGCAAAAGCATGACGGCAGATAAAATGTATTATCGGAAGTCTAGCTTTGTTAGCTTGAAGGAATATTACCGCAGCATCAGCCATTTACGACAGTGCAGAGGGGACTTCTGCTTCACTGGCATTATGGGAACAAGTCACAAACCTGAAATTGACATCAGAATTTACCCTCGAAGCTACGACAACCTCTCATCAGCTGTGCAGGATTCATCCGCTAAAGACAGGTGGTCGAAAGGAGATTATGATGGCTTCATCAATGGTATTAAAGATTAA